The following nucleotide sequence is from Synechococcus sp. CBW1004.
CAGGGTCGTTGGCAGCGATGGAAAGCGTTCCCCCAGCAGCAGGGCCAGGCCCAGCATGGGCAGGGAAGCTCCAGCGGCCTTGAGGGTGGCGATCTGAATCGGGTTGCGCAGGCTGAGGCGCTGGCTGAGGTTGTTGTCGATCCCCCAGGCCAGGGTTGCCGCCGCGATCAGCAGAGCCCCTGGGCCGTTGACACCATGGAGTGAGCCGCCGGAGAGCACCACGGCTCCGGCTGTGGTGAGAGCCGCTGCTGTCATGCCGCGACGCCCCAGGTGCTCACGGCCCACCAGCACCGCGATCGCGAGGGTGAACGGTGTTTCCAGATTGAGCAACAGCGAACCGGAGGCTGCCGGCAGACGAGCCAGACCCAGCACCAGCGCCACAGGGCCCACCATGCCCCCGAGCACGGTGAGCCCGGCCAGAGCCGGCCAATCACTGGCTTGCACCGGCGCTTCCGACTGGGAGCCGCCCAGCACCAGCCGCAGCAGCAGCAAGGCCATGGCCGCCCCGGCATAGAGCAGGGCCGCGATGCTGACTGCCGAGCCCTGGCCTGTGAGGGTGCTGATCAGGGGGGCGCTGCAACCGAACAGCACCGCTGCGGCGAGTCCGGCGAGCTGACCGCGGCGCTGTAGGGACATCAACGGAGCATCTGCGTGGGTCCAGCCAACAAGCTCTCTCCAGCGCGCACGCCCTGGAGGATCACCACCCGATCGGCCGACTGTTGCCCCACCACAACGGGCACAGGTTCCACTGCACCACGTTGGTAGCGGAACACCGTCGGTGAGCCGTTCACCACCTGGACGGCATCGGCGGGCACCGTGAATCGCTGCTCGGAGGCGGGCACCATCACAAAGGCCGTCACCGCCGTACCGGCAGGCGGCATCGGTGCGTCGACGGTCTGAGCGCGCACGACGCTCACCCGATTGCCGCTGCCGCTGTCTGGTGCCACCGCCAGCACCCGGGCTCGCAGATCCCTGGCACCGGCCTTCACCCGCAGCAGCTGGCCGGGTTCCAGATTGGCGGCCAGCAAAGGAGAAACCAGGAAGCGCAATTCACTACCCCGCGCATCGCTGATCTGGGCAACCTCATCTCCCGCCTGCAGCACAGCACCAGGGGATGCCTTGACGGCGGCGATCTGTCCGCTGATCGGACTTCTGATGGGCAGACGCCCCATGGCGTCGGGCTCTCCCATCACCAGGGCCTTGGCCGTTGCTGCCCGCGCGGTGCTGGCCGCGGTCACGCTGGCAATCCGCCGGCTTTCCAGCTCCTGCGCCGAGAGGGCGCCTTGCTTGGCCATCGGGGCAGCGAGCCGGTACTGGTAGGCCAGCGATTGCGCCGTGGCCTGGGCGGCGTCGGCGTCGGCACGCACCACGGCGGCTTCCGGGCTCTGCACCTTGGCGATCACCTCGCCGCTGCGCACGGCGGTGCCCGGGGCCACCAGCAGGTGCACGATGCGGCCAGCCACGGGCATGCCCACGCTGGAGCGTGCGCCCACGGCCGCTTCCACAAAGCCTGAGATCGGCCGTTCCGTGCCGGTGCTGGCTTCCGGGCGAATGATGTGGAGACCCGAGCGCCGCAGTTGCTCCGCGCTCAGGCTGATCGTGTTGCGGGCGGCGGTTGCTTCTGTGCTCGCCTTGGGCGTGGATGTGGCAGGCCCACCGCTGTGGCGGCCCACGGCGATCCCCAGCAGCAGCGACCCGGCGATCGCGATGGGCAGGAGGGTGCGGGGCTCGCGCAACCGAGCGGTGATGGCCTGGAGGCTTGAGCTCATGGCTGAGACAGCGCGAGAGAAGGCATGGAGGTGTGGATCGGCGGCAACAGCCAACGGCCAAAGCGCACATACAGCGCGGGTAGCACCAGCAATGTCAGCGCCGTGGAGGTGATCAGGCCGCCCAGCACCACAACGGCCAGGGGCTGCAGGATTTCGTTGCCGGCCCCGAACGCCAGCGCCAACGGCAAGGCACCCAGCGCGGACGAGAGCGCAGTCATCAAGATGGCGTTGAGGCGCTCCAGGCTTCCCTCACGGATCACCTCGCTCAGGGGTTGCCCATCGGCATGGCGGCGGTTGTAGTTGTCCACCAGCAACAACCCATTGCGCACGGCGATGCCAAACAGCGTGATGAAGC
It contains:
- a CDS encoding DMT family transporter, whose translation is MSLQRRGQLAGLAAAVLFGCSAPLISTLTGQGSAVSIAALLYAGAAMALLLLRLVLGGSQSEAPVQASDWPALAGLTVLGGMVGPVALVLGLARLPAASGSLLLNLETPFTLAIAVLVGREHLGRRGMTAAALTTAGAVVLSGGSLHGVNGPGALLIAAATLAWGIDNNLSQRLSLRNPIQIATLKAAGASLPMLGLALLLGERFPSLPTTLGLLVIGALGYGISIWLDLLALRGLGAAREALIFATAPFVGALFALVVLREALTAQLAVAAGLMAGGVALLLNERHSHWHRHEPLEHSHRHRHDPSNRDPHHDHPHTEDDLRGMPDDQPFWHAHGHQHTHTAHAHPHVSDAHHRHRH
- a CDS encoding efflux RND transporter periplasmic adaptor subunit, with the translated sequence MSSSLQAITARLREPRTLLPIAIAGSLLLGIAVGRHSGGPATSTPKASTEATAARNTISLSAEQLRRSGLHIIRPEASTGTERPISGFVEAAVGARSSVGMPVAGRIVHLLVAPGTAVRSGEVIAKVQSPEAAVVRADADAAQATAQSLAYQYRLAAPMAKQGALSAQELESRRIASVTAASTARAATAKALVMGEPDAMGRLPIRSPISGQIAAVKASPGAVLQAGDEVAQISDARGSELRFLVSPLLAANLEPGQLLRVKAGARDLRARVLAVAPDSGSGNRVSVVRAQTVDAPMPPAGTAVTAFVMVPASEQRFTVPADAVQVVNGSPTVFRYQRGAVEPVPVVVGQQSADRVVILQGVRAGESLLAGPTQMLR